TGGCTCGGACGTTGCAGCAGGCCGAGGCGCGACGGTGAGTGAAGGGGTCGGGCCTGGGTGACGGCGAGCATTTCCTGACAAGTTCCGTGGGGGAGAAGGAAGTTCAGCTGTCAGCAGTGCCCGCCCACGCGGAGGCATGAGCCAGTCCCCAGTGAGCGCGGCACCGCTCCGGACGCCGGGAACGGAGAGGGAGGGCGGAGCAGTCCGCTCTTTCCATGATCAAGATATAGCGCGCAGGGGGGCTTGCGGCAAGACCCCGGGGGTGCCGCAGAATCGCCCTCCTGACCCAGAAAGACGCGTTCAGGCCGCTCCTGCCGGCGCGACCTGATCCGTCATCCCATGAAATGAGACTCACTACATGCGCGTGCTGTTGATGGCCTACGGGTCGCGCGGAGACGTCGAGCCGCTGGTGGCGGTCGCGGTGCAGCTGCGGGACCTCGGAGTGGAGGTGCGGATGTGCACGCCTCCGGACTTCGCGGAGTTGTTCGACTCCGTCGGCCTGCCGCTGGTGCCGATCGGCGAGCCGGTGCGCCCCTTCGTGAAGGGGGTGCTCACCGGGAAGACGAAGGCTCCCGCGGAGGGGCTGCCCGCACGCGCGGCCGCGATGACCGCCACGACGTACGAGGCGGTCGTCACGGCCGCCGAGGGATGCGACGTGATCCTGGCGACCGGCCTGCTCCCGGCCGCGGCCGGCGCGCGGACGGCAGCCGAGTACCTGGGCATCCCTTACGTGTTCGTCGCCTACTTCCCCGCCTACCTGCCCTCGCCGCACCACCCGCCGTTCGAGCGGCCGGGCCGGCCGTTCCCGCCAGGCGTGACCGACAACCGAACGCTGTGGGACCTGGACGCCGAGACCATGAACGTGCTGTTCGGGACCGGTCTCAACACCCACCGGGCATCCATCGGCCTGCCGCCGGTGGGCCACTTCCGCGATTACGTCCTCACCGACCGCCCCTGGTTGGCCACCGACCCGGTCCTCAGCCCGTGGCAGGAGCCGGCGGACCTCGACGTGGTGCAGACCGGCGCCTGGTTCCGGACGGACGACCGCCCGCTGCCGGCCGACGTGGAGGCGTTCCTCCACGCCGGCGAACCGCCGGTGTACGTGGGGTTCGGCAGCATCCCCCTGCGCGACGCAGACGATGTGGCCCGGGCGGCCGTCGAGGCGGTCCGGGCGCGGGGCCGCCGCGTGCTCCTCTCCCGCGGCTGGGCCGACCTGGCCGCGGCCGACGGCCAGGGCGACTGCTTCGCCGTCGGCGAGGTCAATCACCACGCCCTGTTCCCGCGGGTCGCCGCCGTCGTTCACCACGGCGGCGCGGGCACCACGACCACGGCCGCCCGGGCCGGTGCGCCCCAGGTGGTCGTACCCCAGCTGGCGGACCAGCCGTACTGGGCCGGCCGGGTGGCCGACCTCGGCATCGGCGCGGCACACGACGGCCCGAACCCGACCTTCGAGTCCCTGTCGGCCGGGCTCGCCGTCGCCCTGGCTCCCGAGGCCCGGGCCCGGGCAGCCGCGGTGGCCGGCACGATCCGCACCGACGGCGCGACGGTGGCCGCGAAGCTGCTGCTCGACAAGCGCGGCTGAGGAGGGCCGCCGACCGACTGGCCCGCGGTTCATGCGGAGGGCGTCGGCCTGGTGGGTGGGGGCCGGTTCATCCCGTCATCCGGGAACGCCGCACGCCAGGTGGTCACGACCGGGCACCTCGTGGCACGCGGCGACGGCCGGCACGGCGCATCCTGTCGTACGTCCGCTCCGCGTCCTTGAGGTATGCGGTGACCAGCCCAGGGGTCTGCTCGGCCAGGGCGCGGAGGAGGGTGAGGGCTTCGGTGAGGCGCTCCCGGGCTGTTGCCTCCGCAGTCCCGGCCCGCCAGTGGGCTCGGGCCTGCGCGTACAGCGAGACGGCGAGGCGCAGTCGGTGCGCGGTGGGATCCGAGGCCGCTAGCCGGCGGCTCAGGGCGACCGCCCGGTCGGTGGCCTGTGCGGCCTCTTCGTACCGCCCGGTCTCGGTCAGCCGCAGACCGAGGTGGGCCAGTGCCCAGGCCACCGCACGCTCGTGGACAGCCGGGTCCAGCGCGGCGAGTTCCTCATGGACGCACACGGCGTCCCGGGTCACTGCGAGAGCCGCCTCATGGTCGGCGGCGCCGGAGGCGAGGTGGTGGCCGTAGACGACCAGCAGGTCCGCCCGTGCGGACCGGGCCTCCTCGTCCGTTCCCAGAGGCACCTCCGCGGCCCGCGCGAGAAGGGGCAGACCCACCTCCGGACGGTCGGTCTCCGCCAGATGCGTGCCCAGGCCGGCCAGCGCCGCGCTCTGCAGTTGCCGGCGCACCGGACCCGGCGTGTCGTCGGGCAGCTCCGCGGCCAGGTCGGCGGCCGTGCGCAGCATGTCCTCGGCCCCGGGCTGCCCGTGGAGGTGTCGCTGTGCGCCGAGCGCGTACAGCGCCCATACCCGCAGTGCCCGGTGGGCCGCATCTACGGGAAGGGAGTCGCCCCAGACGTTGACCGCCTCTTCGGCGACCGGCAATGCCTCGCCGTGGCGGCCCGCCTGCGTCAGCGCGTACATCAGGGCCAACAGGGCCTGGGCCAGCACCGGCCGGTGCCGGCCGTCCCCGGCCGCCAACTCCCGGTGCACGGCCGCCGCCCTGCCCAACGGGCCCGCCGCTTCGCCGAATCGTCCCCGACCGGCGAGAGTGACACCGAGCAGGGTCCATTCCTCGCCGTAATGCTGCAGATGGGAGGCGGGATCGTGCCGCACCAGGGTCTCCCGGACCCGCAGCGTCTCCTGTACCGCGTCCGGCACCTCGTCGGTCCGTCCCAGGACAACGAGGAGCAAGTGACGGATGGACAGGGCCGTGACGAGCTTCGGTCCGTAGGCTTCCGGTTCCTTGCGCATCAGCTCCCGGTAGCCGTTCACCGACTCCTCGACGGTGTGCAGGGCCTCCTGTGGCCGGTGCAGGCCGGACAGGCACACCGCCTTGTTCGCCAGCGCGGTGGCACGTGTGCGCAGAGCGGCGTCGGCAGGTGGTGTGGCAGTTGCGCGGCGGCTGATTCCGATGGCTTCGTCGAACGCGTCCAGGGCCTCGGTAAGGTGGCCGAGGGACTTGAGATGCAGGCCGAAGGTGTTCAACGCGGTACTCAGCGCGGCTGAATGGGATCGCGGGTGCCGGTCGGCCAGGGTTCGGTAGAGGCTCACCGCTTCCCGGCCGGCCTCGAGTGCCTCTTCACCGCGGCCTGCTTCCGCCAACTCGTCGGCGAGCGTGGTCAGGGCCATGGCGAGGTCGGCCCGGTGCGCACCCGGGTTCCTGGCCGCGAGGGGCCGGTACAGGTTCACCGACTCCTGAGCGGCCGACAGGGCCTGCGGGACCCGGCCCGCCTTCTCCAGCTGGCATGCCAGGGTGTTCAGACTCATGGCCAACGGCTCCGCGTAGGCGCTCTGATTGCGGTGGGCCAGGTCGCGGTAGAAGCCGACGGCTTCCTCGGCCGCCGCCAGAGCCTTGTCCGGGTACCCCATCTCCTCCAGGTCGATCGCGAGGGCGTTCAGGCTGCGGGCCAGGTCGGGCAGGAAGGCGGCGGGCCGCTCGCGCGCCAGCTCGCGCCGGATGTCCGCGGACTCCTCGGCGCACCGCAGTGCCTCGGTATGCCGAGTGGCATCGCCCAGACACAAGGACAAGGTGCCCAGGCTCATGGCCAAACCGGCACGGTGGGCATCCGGACGCTCCTGCGCCAGGGCGCGGTACAGCTCGGCGGCCTCGCGCGCCTCGCCGAGCGCCTCGTGTACGCGGCCGGCCTGGTGCAGACGGACGGCCTGATTGTTCAGCGCGGCCGCCAGGTCGGGCCGGAGCGGGTCCCCGTGCTGGTCGACCAGATGCCGGCGTACCGCGATGGCCTCCCGGCTCGCGGCCAGGGCCGCCGGCAGCCGGCCGAGTTCCCCTTCGGCATTGGAGACGGCGTGCAAGGCGTGCGCCAGTTCGGGCAGCGACGCTCCACCGTCCCACTTGCCGATCCGCCGGTACAGCCGGACGGCCTGGTGAGCGGGGAAGACCGCCGCCTCGCGCCGCCCCGATGCTCCCAGCGCCACGGAGATGTTCAGCAGACATGCGGCGAGCTGCACCTCGTAGGTGCGCGGATCCTGACGGGCGAGGGGCCTGAGCAGCCGTAGCAACTCACGGGCCACCTGATACGCCTCCGCCCAGAGCCCCGCGTCACCGAGTCGGCAGCACAGCACGCGCAGTTGTGCGGCGAGATCGGGCAGACGTGCCGGGTCCTGCGCGGCCCGGTCCCGGTGCAACCGCACCAGTCGCCGCGCCAGGCGCAGCGCGAAGTCCGCCAGCCGGTGGGTGGGGCGCGGAAGGTGTTCGGCGAGCCGGAGCAGCTGCCCGGAATCCGGGTCAGGGGCATCGACCAGCTGGTCCAGAGCTGCCAGCAACGGGTCCGGCCGTTCCACATGGACGGCCACGTCAATGGCCGCCGTGGCCAGCATGTCCGCGTGCCGGACACACAGCCGCGTGAGATCTGCGTCCAGACGGTCGCGGTGGGCGGGGTGACCGGCAGCTCGTGCGGAGACGGTCAGCAGGCGAGTGGCCTGCGCCTGGCCGGCGCCGTCCAGCAGCCGTTCGGACAGCTCGGGACCCTTGCCCAGACGTCCCCCGACGAAGAACTCGGCGAGCCGGTCCGGGTGAAGGCTTCCCCAGACCTGCGTCCGGTCGGGCGGCGGATACAGCTGGGCGATCCGCTCGCTGAGGGTACCGAGGGTGTCCGGACCGTGGCGTTCCAGGCCCGGCACCCGGGCAAGGAGGGCCTGAGCCTCCTGTTGGTCGTACGCGCCGCAGAGGAAGGCAGCGGCCAGCGCGTCCTCGACGGTCCCGCTCCGGCTCACCCCCGACGCCTCACCGATAGCCCGCCAGTAGACGCGCTCGTGGCTCAGCAATCGCTCCTCCGCCGACCCGGTCGCGGCGAGGGACGGCGGCGGGTGGTCACCGCCCTCGTCGGCGGCTTCCACGGCAGCGTCCAGCAGGTCGGCGAGGGCGGTCATGTGCAGGGTGAGCGCGCACTCCATCCCCGGGCGTTGTAACCGGCTCGCGGGAAGGGCCAGCACGTCCGCCGCCAGGGCCGGCCAGCACGGTCCTTCTTGCCCTGCCACCTTCGGCAGGGCGTCGGCCAGCGCGTC
The sequence above is a segment of the Streptomyces lydicus genome. Coding sequences within it:
- a CDS encoding glycosyltransferase, with protein sequence MRVLLMAYGSRGDVEPLVAVAVQLRDLGVEVRMCTPPDFAELFDSVGLPLVPIGEPVRPFVKGVLTGKTKAPAEGLPARAAAMTATTYEAVVTAAEGCDVILATGLLPAAAGARTAAEYLGIPYVFVAYFPAYLPSPHHPPFERPGRPFPPGVTDNRTLWDLDAETMNVLFGTGLNTHRASIGLPPVGHFRDYVLTDRPWLATDPVLSPWQEPADLDVVQTGAWFRTDDRPLPADVEAFLHAGEPPVYVGFGSIPLRDADDVARAAVEAVRARGRRVLLSRGWADLAAADGQGDCFAVGEVNHHALFPRVAAVVHHGGAGTTTTAARAGAPQVVVPQLADQPYWAGRVADLGIGAAHDGPNPTFESLSAGLAVALAPEARARAAAVAGTIRTDGATVAAKLLLDKRG
- a CDS encoding tetratricopeptide repeat protein, whose amino-acid sequence is MAINGDVFAVVPGDNNTLTFQSPGPDVRQRLLDWDDLVGRTRPPRSPSALLEAHRAVVPFRGREDLLEELATWCAEPGFGVHLLYGPGGQGKTRLARRFTDELARENWHVLWLGQHASVADLPALSNPPGPMVVVVDYAEARPDQLLALLRAALRSPDTTPFKVLLLARTVDGWWPELQDRARIEDLYAVRGTPLPPLEPHATDRVDAYRQAVDALADALPKVAGQEGPCWPALAADVLALPASRLQRPGMECALTLHMTALADLLDAAVEAADEGGDHPPPSLAATGSAEERLLSHERVYWRAIGEASGVSRSGTVEDALAAAFLCGAYDQQEAQALLARVPGLERHGPDTLGTLSERIAQLYPPPDRTQVWGSLHPDRLAEFFVGGRLGKGPELSERLLDGAGQAQATRLLTVSARAAGHPAHRDRLDADLTRLCVRHADMLATAAIDVAVHVERPDPLLAALDQLVDAPDPDSGQLLRLAEHLPRPTHRLADFALRLARRLVRLHRDRAAQDPARLPDLAAQLRVLCCRLGDAGLWAEAYQVARELLRLLRPLARQDPRTYEVQLAACLLNISVALGASGRREAAVFPAHQAVRLYRRIGKWDGGASLPELAHALHAVSNAEGELGRLPAALAASREAIAVRRHLVDQHGDPLRPDLAAALNNQAVRLHQAGRVHEALGEAREAAELYRALAQERPDAHRAGLAMSLGTLSLCLGDATRHTEALRCAEESADIRRELARERPAAFLPDLARSLNALAIDLEEMGYPDKALAAAEEAVGFYRDLAHRNQSAYAEPLAMSLNTLACQLEKAGRVPQALSAAQESVNLYRPLAARNPGAHRADLAMALTTLADELAEAGRGEEALEAGREAVSLYRTLADRHPRSHSAALSTALNTFGLHLKSLGHLTEALDAFDEAIGISRRATATPPADAALRTRATALANKAVCLSGLHRPQEALHTVEESVNGYRELMRKEPEAYGPKLVTALSIRHLLLVVLGRTDEVPDAVQETLRVRETLVRHDPASHLQHYGEEWTLLGVTLAGRGRFGEAAGPLGRAAAVHRELAAGDGRHRPVLAQALLALMYALTQAGRHGEALPVAEEAVNVWGDSLPVDAAHRALRVWALYALGAQRHLHGQPGAEDMLRTAADLAAELPDDTPGPVRRQLQSAALAGLGTHLAETDRPEVGLPLLARAAEVPLGTDEEARSARADLLVVYGHHLASGAADHEAALAVTRDAVCVHEELAALDPAVHERAVAWALAHLGLRLTETGRYEEAAQATDRAVALSRRLAASDPTAHRLRLAVSLYAQARAHWRAGTAEATARERLTEALTLLRALAEQTPGLVTAYLKDAERTYDRMRRAGRRRVPRGARS